The proteins below are encoded in one region of Apium graveolens cultivar Ventura chromosome 4, ASM990537v1, whole genome shotgun sequence:
- the LOC141721442 gene encoding sodium transporter HKT1-like has translation MKNMFRTSAEKLVFLLERLCTRVLDAYNFCKCLLLSFFYHLFFLFVHYVPPFFIHLLYYTSFSLMGFLLLKISSPSSRARDIDLFFTAVSAISLSSMSTVEMEVFSNFQLLILTFLMLIGGEVFLSLIKLQISKFNNKHTLSVTSLPKNPALKSLTNSENQIEIGLTDQDTINTFEKPDDQERFRISCINCLSYSIVAYLLATHMFGSFFLSLYMQSVPSAKQVLDNKGIKISLFSVFATISSFANCGFLPTNESMMLFKKNTGLLLILIPQCLVGSTLYPFCLLLLLKVLKIFTKRPEFSYVLNYHNKLGYRNLMSKRSCCYIAATVVGFIIVQFAIFASMEWNNNSSGAFEGLDSYEKLVAILFQVTNTRHTGESVLDISTISPAVLVLFVAMMYIPPYASVLAVRNGENTSNIDDKITHRTSKWKHLRLSEPTYIIIFVILVCISERKGLKEDPVNFSVFNIIFEVISAYGNVGFTMGYSCGRRINSDLSCKDAYYGFAGRWTDSGKSILIAVMLFGRLKTHKGYTYTL, from the exons ATGAAGAACATGTTTAGAACTAGTGCAGAGAAACTAGTCTTTTTGTTGGAGAGATTATGCACAAGAGTGTTAGATGCATACAACTTCTGCAAATGTTTGTTGTTGTCTTTCTTTTACCATCTCTTCTTCTTGTTTGTTCATTATGTCCCTCCTTTCTTCATTCATCTCCTCTACTACACTTCCTTCTCTCTGATGGGCTTCTTACTTTTGAAGATCTCGTCGCCTTCATCGAGGGCTAGAGACATCGATTTGTTCTTCACTGCTGTCTCTGCTATCTCTCTGTCAAGCATGTCAACTGTTGAAATGGAAGTTTTTTCCAATTTTCAGCTTCTTATTCTGACCTTTTTGATGCTAATAGGTGGGGAAGTTTTTCTTTCCCTTATTAAACTACAAATATCGAAATTCAACAACAAACATACACTGTCTGTCACCTCACTACCTAAAAACCCTGCTTTAAAATCTCTTACAAACTCCGAAAACCAAATCGAGATTGGCTTGACAGATCAAGATACAATCAATACTTTCGAAAAACCAGATGATCAGGAGAGATTTCGCATTTCTTGTATCAACTGTTTGAGTTACTCAATTGTAGCTTATCTTCTTGCAACTCACATGTTCGGATCCTTCTTCTTATCCCTCTATATGCAGTCTGTCCCAAGTGCAAAACAAGTACTTGACAACAAAGGGATTAAGATCAGTTTATTCTCAGTTTTCGCCACGATTTCTTCGTTTGCAAACTGTGGTTTCCTTCCAACAAATGAGAGTATGATGCTGTTCAAGAAAAACACAGGCCTTCTTCTCATTTTAATCCCTCAATGCCTAGTTGGAAGCACCTTATATCCTTTCTGTCTCCTACTACTACTCAAAGTCTTGAAAATTTTCACGAAAAGGCCCGAGTTCAGTTACGTCTTGAATTACCACAACAAATTAGGGTACAGAAATTTGATGTCTAAGAGGAGTTGTTGCTATATTGCAGCAACAGTGGTGGGATTCATCATAGTTCAGTTTGCGATTTTCGCGTCAATGGAGTGGAATAACAATAGTTCTGGTGCATTTGAAGGCCTTGATTCATATGAGAAACTGGTGGCAATTTTATTTCAAGTTACAAACACAAGACACACTGGTGAATCTGTGTTAGATATCTCAACCATCTCTCCAGCTGTCCTCGTGCTATTTGTTGCTATGAT GTATATTCCTCCATATGCTTCAGTTCTAGCAGTTAGAAATGGCGAAAATACTTCAAACATTGACGACAAAATTACACACAGAACATCTAAATGGAAACATCTGCGGCTCTCAGAACCTACTTATATAATAATCTTCGTCATTCTCGTCTGTATATCAGAGAGAAAGGGCCTAAAGGAAGATCCAGTGAATTTCAGTGTCTTCAACATCATTTTCGAAGTGATTAG TGCATACGGGAACGtgggattcacaatgggatatagTTGCGGAAGACGAATAAATTCAGATTTAAGTTGCAAAGACGCGTATTATGGATTTGCAGGAAGATGGACTGACAGCGGAAAAAGCATTCTCATTGCTGTCATGCTCTTTGGACGCCTTAAGACGCACAAGGGATACACATACACTCTTTAG